The Periplaneta americana isolate PAMFEO1 chromosome 10, P.americana_PAMFEO1_priV1, whole genome shotgun sequence genome includes a window with the following:
- the LOC138707468 gene encoding UMP-CMP kinase-like, with amino-acid sequence MSSADKPDVVFVLGAPGAGKGTQCENIVKEFGFIHLSAGDLLREERNKEGSKYGELIEENIRNGRIVPVEITCSLIEMAMEKSASNKFLIDGFPRNQDNLEGWDRMMSSKVNLLFILFFECPQEVCVNRCLQRGAAGSGRSDDNIDSLKKRFHTYMNDTMPIIKYYEEKDLVKQVDATGTPEQIFEEVKTIFRSLPSSK; translated from the exons ATGAGTTCAGCAGATAAGCCTGATGTGGTGTTTGTTCTTGGAGCACCTGGTGCTGGAAAGGGAACACAGTGTGAAAATATAGTTAAG GAATTTGGGTTCATTCATCTCTCTGCTGGAGACTTGCTccgtgaagaaagaaataaagaaggatcAAAATACGGGGAGTTGATAGAGGAAAATATCAGGAATGGAAGGATAGTACCTGTTGAAATCACATGCAGTTTGATTGAAATG GCAATGGAGAAATCTGCTtctaacaaatttttaatagATGGATTTCCGAGAAACCAGGATAATTTGGAAGGTTGGGACCGAATGATGTCTTCTAAAGTGAACCttctgttcattttattttttgaatgcCCTCAGGAG GTGTGCGTGAACCGGTGCCTCCAAAGAGGAGCTGCTGGAAGTGGAAGATCTGATGATAATATTGACAGCTTAAAAAAGAGATTCCACACTTACATGAATGACACAATGCCAATTATAAAGTACTATGAAGAGAAGGACTTGGTGAAACAAGTAGATGCCACAGGAACACCAGAACAA atttttgaagaggtgaaaactATATTCCGAAGTTTGCCATCTTCCAAGTAG